The Molothrus ater isolate BHLD 08-10-18 breed brown headed cowbird chromosome 1, BPBGC_Mater_1.1, whole genome shotgun sequence genome includes a window with the following:
- the TNFRSF11B gene encoding tumor necrosis factor receptor superfamily member 11B — protein sequence MNKFLCCTLVLLDISVKWTFQDDSPPKYLHYDPGTSRQLLCDQCPPGSYVKRHCSASSPTQCAPCPAQYYADEWNSNEECQYCSTVCKELQLVRQECSSTQNRICECVPGRYLELEFCLRHTECPPGSGVAQAGTPESDTVCERCPEGFFSNETSSKAACLKHTNCSALGFKIALKGNEVRDNICQENTDTTPQKCGIDVTLCEEAMFRFAVPTHVTPNWLNILADSLPGTKVSTENIERIKQRHSPQEQTFHLLKLWKQQNKEQDMVKKIIQDIDLCENSVLKHVGHLNLTFEHLNTLMASLPGKKVGKEDVERTMKLCQPTEQVLKLLNLWRIKNGDQDTIKGLMYGLKHLKMYHFPKRTIQSLKKVIKFLHRFTMYRLYQKLFLEMVGNQLKSVKVRCV from the exons ATGAACAAGTTCCTGTGCTGCACGCTTGTG CTCTTGGACATTTCTGTCAAGTGGACCTTCCAGGATGACTCTCCCCCCAAGTATCTCCATTACGACCCAGGGACATCTCGCCAGCTGCTGTGTGACCAGTGTCCTCCGGGGAGCTACGTGAAGCGGCACTGCAGCGCCAGCAGCCCGACGCAGTGCGCTCCGTGCCCGGCTCAGTACTACGCCGACGAGTGGAACAGCAACGAGGAGTGCCAGTACTGCAGCACCGTgtgcaaggagctgcagctcgTCAGGCAGGAGTGCTCCAGCACGCAGAACCGCATCTGCGAGTGCGTCCCGGGCAGGTACCTGGAGCTCGAGTTCTGCTTGAGGCACACGGAGTGTCCGCCCGGCTCCGGGGTTGCCCAGGCAG GTACCCCTGAGAGTGACACTGTATGTGAGAGATGTCCAGAGGGATTTTTCTCAAATGAAACCTCCTCCAAAGCAGCCTGTCTTAAGCACACAAACTGTAGTGCCCTGGGTTTCAAAATAGCTTTGAAAGGAAATGAGGTTCGTGACAACATCTGTCAGGAAAATACAGATACGACACCTCAAAAATGTGGAATAG ATGTAACCCTGTGTGAGGAGGCTATGTTCAGGTTTGCTGTTCCTACTCATGTCACACCTAACTGGCTGAACATACTAGCAGACAGCTTGCCTGGGACAAAGGTTAGCACAGAAAATATTGAAAGGATTAAACAAAGGCACAGCCCTCAAGAGCAGACCTTCCATCTTTTGAAACTGTggaagcagcaaaacaaagaacagGATATGGTCAAGAAGATTATCCAAG ATATTGATCTTTGCGAAAACAGTGTCTTAAAGCATGTTGGCCACCTGAACCTCACCTTTGAACATCTCAACACGCTGATGGCAAGCTTGCCAGGCAAGAAAGTGGGAAAAGAAGATGTTGAGCGCACAATGAAACTATGTCAACCCACCGAGCAAGTTCTGAAGCTTCTCAATCTGTGGAGAATAAAGAATGGTGACCAAGACACCATTAAAGGTTTAATGTATGGACTGAAGCACTTGAAAATGTACCACTTTCCAAAACGAACCATCCAAAGCCTGAAGAAGGTGATAAAGTTTCTTCACAGATTTACAATGTATAGATTATACCAGAAACTCTTTTTAGAAATGGTAGGGAACCAACTTAAATCTGTGAAAGTAAGATGTGTCTAA